TTCGCACATCCATTTACATATGTCAATCTCGGTACTACTGCTGGAACGGTAGGAAGTATTGCAGGGTCCGCATTGAGCGGTGGTTTGTTGGGTTTTGGCGCTGGAAAGCTTGGAGATATGCTTTTCGGTGCTGACACGTATGCCGGTATTGGCGGGGCATTGGGCGGAGCGATAGGCAGCGGTCTTGTATCGGCTGGACTTGTTTCAGGCCCTGTTGGTGGAATAATAGCAGGTATAGGTACAATAATCGGCGGCATCTTTGGCAAGAAAAAATACACATCCCAGGGGATAGAGGCTTTCGACTACGTTGGTGCGTCAAACATCACAGACGAAACCCTCAAAGCGTACAAACACTGGGAAAAAGAAGGATGGTTCAGTTCAAGCAGCGGTGACGAGTATAGCCTCGTTTCACAGGTTGTCAAAAACAGACTTAAAAAGACGTTTCAGGCGCTTGACGAGATACTTTTGAAAGTGTTCCAAAAAGAGGCTGAGTGGACGTATCTCGCACCTGGCAAGATATGGGACAAGGAGGATGCGCTTGAAAAAACAATTCTCTCCTCCTTCGTTCAGCATATCACCGGAAAAGATATCCAAAGCGACGAGTTCACGCAACAGCTCAAGCAGATATGGATCGACTACGCTGAATCAATCGACAAGACAATCACGGAAACTTTGACGGAAGAGTTTGGCAAATACCTCAAGACACGAAGAGACTTCTCCATATGGAAAGCCAAGATATTCGGCAACGATATAGAAGCCCTCAGGCTCAAGATGGAGTATGCGAAAGAGGACTTGCAAAGCCTCCAAAAAGCGATGGATGCCTCAAACGTGACCGTGGACAACTATCTCGATCTTATGCAAAAAGCCATCGAGGCGAGCCCCACACCTGATACGATAGAGTCCTGGAATCAGCTTGGCCAAGCGTTGATGCAGGCAACAGATGCTGAAAGAGCATACAAACAGGCGATCGAACAGACTATCACACAAGGCATCTCACGATTCGAAAGCGCTCTTGCTATTTTGAACGCAAAGCCGATCGAAAATGTATCGCAGCTGCTTGAGGCAATAGCCAACGCGACGCCAGAGACGGTGCAAAACGTTCTTGCTGCCATCAACAATCTCAAGCAAAAAGAGATACAGGATGCGCAAAAGAGCTACAACGACAGAATCAATCAGCTCAACAAAGAAAAAAGCGTCATCCAAAATATCGCACGCTATCTTGACCAGCTCAGACGCGGTGCCGACAGACTTCGAGCGATTGCCCTCAGAGGGACTACATACGCAAAAGAGCGGTTCTACGAATATCTTGGCAGGGTCCGAAACGATCTTGCAAACGGTCTCAATCCGGATAAAGACGTAGAAAATCTCTTGAACTACGCTTCAGCGTATCAAGAATATCTTAAACAGAACTCACAAACGCAAAAAGAGTATCTGTTCGAAACCAACAAGATGGCGAACCTGCTTGACGATATGGCGGATAGATACGACGTGAAATCCAATACCGACAGGATCGAGTCTGCAATCGTCGAGGCAAATATCGACTTGCAAAACAGGATTGGCGAGATCAACGAAACGTATCAGCGATACACGGAAATGCTCAAACTCACCATCGAGCGAGAGTACCAATCTTTTGTGGACAAGATGATCGATCAATATGCCGAGTATCTTGGCTACGATTCGCCAATCGTTCAACAGTTGATACAGCTGCAAAACGCAATTATGGCTGCGATCCAGGACAGCCAAAACAAGGTGGCGAGCTACCAGGTTCTCACCGCTCCAAGCGATAGCGGCGGAGGCGGAAGTGAAGCGTACAACCTTGTCTATCAAACCTACATGGAAGTGCTTGGCCGTCCACCAGATACAGACGCCGCGGGGTGGGTTGAAGCAGTCAAAAGCGGCGATATAGCGCCTCAAGACCTTGCAAAATCTATCGCATACGCTGCTACGCAAGTATTTGATGAGAGTTCATATAATGGAGACGTACCGCATGAGGTGATCGAGGAATCCATAAAAAACGCTGCAAACTATGCGATCTTGCATCCATTCGCGGATGGCGGAATCGTGACCGCTCCAACTGCCGCCTTGATTGGGGAAGCTGGATATCACGAAGCAGTCATTCCGCTCAAAGATCCAAACGATCCGTTGAACCAGAAGACTCTCATATCAGAGATACGAGCGCTTAGACGAGAAGTCGCAGCACTCAAAGAGTACAACAAAGAGACGGCGAACAATACAAAAGTATTGCAGACTGACAGGAGATTCGCATGAGATACGTTCAGCCGAGAACCACCACGCTGTCAGTGACCGACAATGGCTATACCTACACTAAAACGGTATATGAAGCTCCAACTACAATTAGCGGCGTGACCGATGAAACGTATCCAAACTATGATCCAGGTGCCACATATAATTTGGGTGAATACGTGATAGTACCTGAACTAAAAACGATATACAGGTGTACTGATAGCAATGTTACTGGCGTATTCCCTCCATCAGACCAGTCCAAATGGATCGACTGGGGATTTGTAAACTCCTACAAAATGCTCTCGACGGACGAGCAAATCGGGGCGCAGACAGTAGGTACAAATATCGTTCTTGAAATGCCATTTAGCAGATGCGATACCGTAGGACTTGTGAATATCCATTTCGCTCAACTGCTTCTTGAGCTGATAGACAACGACAAAAACCCGATTACTGGAGAAAGTGTTGGGACAGGTGATGGCGCTGCCACGACATTTCAACTTGCAAACACGAACATTGTCAAAGATTCGGAGACCATATACGTTGACAGTGTAGCGCAGACGAGAGATACCGACTACACGATAGACAATGCTTCGGGGCAGATTACATTTACGACCGCTCCAGCTGACGGAGCCGCAATTACAGCCGATTATCAGTTTGCGGATGAAGTCAGGGTGGTAAGTGGTAGAGACATAGGATGTATAAGCTTTTCTGAGTATTTCTACGACGAAATAAAAGAAAAATCACGCGTCATTGCGACGGACATCAAATGGCTTCCAAACGCTACGCTTAGGCTCACCTTTGATGGCGGAACGGAAGGAGTTGTGAAGATCGGATCAATCGTCATTGGAAGCGCAAGAGAGTTGGGATTGACGCTCTATGGCACCGAGCTTAGCTTTGAAGACAAAAGCAAAATCCAAAACGATGAGTTCACAAACACGCGAAAAGTGATCCGATACGGACATGTTCGAGTCCTCAAAGCAAAAGTAGTCTTTGATGTACCAGATTTCAACGTAGTAGCGCAAAAAGTTGGAGAGATCGTAGGAAAAAATGTTCTATTCATTCCTGACGAGACAGACAGATTCAGCGAGATGACAAACATCGCATACATAGAGGATTTCTCGATGCCGATAGACAATCCGGTCAAATTTGAAACCACAACAACAATAGTAGGAGTAGCGTGATGACACAATTGCCGACACTGACCGTTTTCAGCGGGCAGGTACCAGATAAAACAACGATGGACAAGGACACGTTCGCAAACAGTGTTCATATCTATCTCAACTATTTCAACGACAGTTTCGTACCTGAGACAAACACGCTTGTGGACAATATGAACACATTGAGCGGCGAGGTTCAGACAGCTGCGGATAATGCCGCAGTTAGTGCTACAAATGCAGCAACGAGTGAAGCCAATGCTGTGCAATCAGCAACAAATGCCGCAACTTCAGAGCAAAATGCAGCTACAAGCGAAGCCAATGCAGCAAACAGTGCAAGTGCGGCAGCGAACAGTGAAGCGAACGCAGCAACGAGCGAATCCAACGCTGCGCAATCTGCAACAAACGCTGCAAACAGCGAACAAAAAGCGTTCAAGTGGGCGAACGAAGATGAGGATATCGAAGTCGAGCCAGGACAGTACAGCGCAAAACATTGGGCTGCAAAGGCAGCATATGTTGTATCGAATGGCGTGATTGACGATACTTCAGTATCTACAATAACGACGTACTCTTCACAAATGATCGAGGATAGATTGCAAGAGTTTGCGTCTACTGCAAGCGTGATCGATGGTGGAACTGCAAGTTCTACTGTTGATGCAATCATTGATGGTGGTGGAGCTTCAAACGCATAAAAGGAGGAAAATAGATGGCTCAAATAATTCAACATCGTAGAGACACGAAAGCAAACTGGGAACAATACGATCCAGTTTTGGCAGCAGGTGAAGTTGCAGTCCAAACAGATACATACCAAATAAAAGTTGGTGACGGTGTCAAGAAATGGAGCGAATTACCATTTGTAAGCTTTGGACTGCTTGATAATCCAGAAGGATACTTTGAAACTTTGAGCATAACAGGCGTTGTGTATGATGCAAACAATATGCCAACAGAAATTACATTTTCCAATGGTTCAAAGGCATTGTACACATATGACGCTGCTACTGGTTTGTTGACGGAAACGGACTATACGAAAGAGGATGGAACCACCGTGTTCTACAAAGTTCAATATACATATGATACAAACAATCTACTCACATCAGTTACAAGGAGTTATGTATGAGCATTGAATTAGCTGCAATAAGCGGACTTAAAAAAGAGTTGGGCGAAAAAGTAGGATTGGTAAGAGAATTTGATTTGGTTGCAGGTGAAGATATCACAAAGGGGCAAAAGGTCACTGTAGGAGAAGATGGAAAAGCATACACAAAATTATCTTTAGCTGGATTTAATACTCTTGAGGAAGTTCTTGGTTCTTTTAATGATAATGAAAGCCATCCAACTTTATATACTGCCGGATATTCTCAGATAGATGATACTAGGGCGTTATTCCTGTTCAATAGGTATTCAACAAATGCGAATGTATCAAACGAATGGCAATTGGCTCTAACGCTTGCATATCAAGACGCAAATGGAGCATTGCAAACAACAAGAAGTTTTGTCATACAAGTTGATGGATATACTGGCGGTTCTACATGGACATATAATACAATACAGTCTCCTATACTCCATAAAATTGATGATACGCATTATCTGATCAGTTGGGCAAGGACATATTATCACTACGATGGATCAGCGTACATAATCGCATCGTATTTGGAAAGTTGTATTGCAACATTGGATTTAACAAATAATACATTTTCAATAGGAACAGTAACATCATCGGCTACAAACAGCACAAGCGGCGGATATACCGGTTATGTAAGTTATGCTTTCAAGTTCTTACCAGTTGATGCAGGAAACGTATTTTATCTTGAAGCAATTACTCAAGACATATGGAAAATTTCAGTAAATACAACAGATTATTCAATAACACATTCATCTGTAAACACTGCTTCTGCTTTTAGCGACCTATATGGTTCAGTTATACCTATTTCAACTGGTGGCTCTTTTGTTGTTGAGTATGCTAACAATACAAGTTACTACAAAAATGTTATAACATCTAATACAGCAACAGATGTCACAAGAGTTCAAATTACAAGTGGAGAAGTCGCTTCAAATGTGGACTACATATGGACATTAGATGTCCAAAAAGCAATAGTAAAAAATAATGATGGACTTTATATCAATGAATACAATTCGGATGCAACAATTGCTTCTCAAAGCAAACTTGAATGTGATTTTGATGATGATGTTGTTTATATAGCTTCTTTTTCACAAGATATTTTGTCTTACAAAGATGCAGATGGAAATTACCTTGTTGCTTTCCCAACATACGAGGTTGGAAAAGCTTATGCAGACCCATTATCAAACAATGTACATACTGCATACAATGTAATAGTTGCAAGAGTATATTACGACTCAACAACATCAAAATGGTATGCAGAAAAAATTGGAGAAATAGAAGGCTTTGTTGCAAACATTGGTGTTAGACCAATAGTTGCAAAACTTGGAGACTATTTTGTTATTGCATCTGGAACTTGGAAAGCTTATGATAGCTTCAATGAAGTAGAACAAAGATTTACATATTCTACTGATCCAATTCAAAAACATCCTGCAAAACTTTATGCAAGAGCTGATGCTTTAGCAGGAGATACTGTTAGTTGTTTTACTCCTGAAGTGCCAATTAGTCTTGGATTGAATGTGGGAGAAAAACTTGGACAATTTATCGGTGTAGGAAACGGATATGCAATCAAGGAGGATAGATAATGGAAAGATATGCAAAGTATGATCCACAAACAATGGAGATAGAAGGACTCTATGAAAGAGAAGTAGAAAATAGTGTACTTATGCCTATTAGTTTTGCGAAAGGAAATATTGTAGAAGCTGTTAGGGCTTGGAAGCTTTCTAAAGCAAAAAAAGCTATTGATGCAAAGTACAAAGCGTACATTGAAAAATATCCTGAGGTGGAGGTAGCTTCATTCAAAGATAAGGCAAAAGAAGCTGCATTGGTGAAAAAAGACCCAAATACACCACTGGAAGATACGCCATATCTTACCGCTCTTGCTGGTGGCTCTATTGATGCAAGAAACGCACTGGCTGATGCGGTCAATGCAAAAGTTTTAGAAGCTGCTCAACTTGAAGCCGAAGGTGTGGCTCTTAGAGATAAAATCAAAAATGCTACAACACTTGATGAGCTTCTTGCAATTGGAGTGTAAATGTTCATAGGCAATATAGTCATAGATCATATTGAGGGAACCACCAATTTCCGCCAGTAGCTGGAAGATACCTTGAAGCTGCCATACTGCACGATGCTCTTTACAAAGCAGAAGCATTGCCGAGAAAAGAGTGTGATCTTTTGTTTCTTGAAGCTATGGAAGAGCTTGGAACGAAGAAGTGGAAGAGACTCACTATGTACTATGCGGTTCGGTGGTTCGGATGGAAAGTGTGGAGAAGTCACAAAGGTGAAGAGGTTTTGAAAGCGAGAGAATATGTCAAAGTAAAACCCATGAAGGACAGAAAATGAAACGAACTCTACTTGCATTACTCGGTGGTTCTATCCTATTGACAGGATGCGCAACCGATCCGTACTACAATGCGGCAAAAACGATATATGTTGCTGGGAAAAAAGTTGTAATAGCCAACTGGGACAGGCTACCTGAGGGAACAAAAGAAAAACTAAAAGAGATCGATGCGGCAGCTACGACGTATGACGCTTCGAGAAAGATCATCAAACCAGCAATCGAGGAAGCAAAAAAGGAAGTTGCAGAGTCAAATTCGACAAAAGAGACAAATACATCATCACGATAGTGTGCTGGTGGTGAAAAAGGGAGGGTATGCACAAAGATCCGACAAACTACAGTCTCTTGACATACGCATGGGTACTATTGCTATCAATATGGGGTGGGACGGCACACACCATACGGAAAATCAGAACAGGCGCGCTCAAGCGTTTCTCGTTCAGCGAATGGATTGGCGATATCGTTATTTCAGGCTTTCTCGGTGTCATTACTTTCTACTTGTGTGAATACGCGAATATCGTTCAACCACTGAGTGCCGCACTGGTCGGAATAGCTGCACATCAAGGAACGAGAGGGATCAGCGCGCTTGAAACGTATATTGCAAAAAAGATAGGAGTAAGACTGGATGGCTGATTTCAACCACGCATTTGAAGTTTTGAAGCATCTTGAGTTCAAAGACTGTGAAGATGCTTTGCATCGG
The Nitratiruptor sp. SB155-2 genome window above contains:
- a CDS encoding DUF2460 domain-containing protein, translated to MRYVQPRTTTLSVTDNGYTYTKTVYEAPTTISGVTDETYPNYDPGATYNLGEYVIVPELKTIYRCTDSNVTGVFPPSDQSKWIDWGFVNSYKMLSTDEQIGAQTVGTNIVLEMPFSRCDTVGLVNIHFAQLLLELIDNDKNPITGESVGTGDGAATTFQLANTNIVKDSETIYVDSVAQTRDTDYTIDNASGQITFTTAPADGAAITADYQFADEVRVVSGRDIGCISFSEYFYDEIKEKSRVIATDIKWLPNATLRLTFDGGTEGVVKIGSIVIGSARELGLTLYGTELSFEDKSKIQNDEFTNTRKVIRYGHVRVLKAKVVFDVPDFNVVAQKVGEIVGKNVLFIPDETDRFSEMTNIAYIEDFSMPIDNPVKFETTTTIVGVA
- a CDS encoding phage holin family protein translates to MHKDPTNYSLLTYAWVLLLSIWGGTAHTIRKIRTGALKRFSFSEWIGDIVISGFLGVITFYLCEYANIVQPLSAALVGIAAHQGTRGISALETYIAKKIGVRLDG
- a CDS encoding tape measure protein yields the protein MAKKELKLIIKTDAKTGDLKVFAGEVSKLDKATEKLSHTTAKSIKNIESFTKRIRDMAHIGVAIYALKQLADAAVALGGSFTGTAMEFEKFNAVLKTIEGSSQKAEKSMQWIVHFTKTTPYQLAETTEAFVKLRAYGLEPTKGLLKSLGDTAAAMGKPLDQAVEAIADAVNGEFERLKEFGIKAYNQGSKVAFQWADASGKVKHIVIDNNQEIIQSTLETIWNSKYEGAMNERANTLEGILSNIADNWTILKKNVMDAGLFNYIKSITKAIGDEFASAVDKSKTKAKEWSEWLINGIRFVAKAVVQMAYKWDVVVKAIKVLKIEWTAFKLAIVTAAAGFEKIFNGIRIGIAKAYNWIVDKAKAINNALPGFLKIGWIDNLQKMKVPQAFTAYEEESERLYKELKNQVQDYVDFANEKHNQLGDKFKEIFKRAEEYYKKFQSNVKTTTKKTTKEVKRAVDGAFQKTASKIKKTTKTTAKYIETTFDKVSTNIYDSFNNNFFDAITGKFKDFKSFLKSLFNDILGSIVNPFARSISASLAGFFTNGLASMVGLPQVSMNGVTIAKELTKAGWKALGDGVYQNEVGQKIVTTGGQIQAYAADGSPINDIATIASLPAALKTGSSALKGPGAALASAQLALMKPFSMAGQWLVGNGMTNAGLGVIGFGQGFAHPFTYVNLGTTAGTVGSIAGSALSGGLLGFGAGKLGDMLFGADTYAGIGGALGGAIGSGLVSAGLVSGPVGGIIAGIGTIIGGIFGKKKYTSQGIEAFDYVGASNITDETLKAYKHWEKEGWFSSSSGDEYSLVSQVVKNRLKKTFQALDEILLKVFQKEAEWTYLAPGKIWDKEDALEKTILSSFVQHITGKDIQSDEFTQQLKQIWIDYAESIDKTITETLTEEFGKYLKTRRDFSIWKAKIFGNDIEALRLKMEYAKEDLQSLQKAMDASNVTVDNYLDLMQKAIEASPTPDTIESWNQLGQALMQATDAERAYKQAIEQTITQGISRFESALAILNAKPIENVSQLLEAIANATPETVQNVLAAINNLKQKEIQDAQKSYNDRINQLNKEKSVIQNIARYLDQLRRGADRLRAIALRGTTYAKERFYEYLGRVRNDLANGLNPDKDVENLLNYASAYQEYLKQNSQTQKEYLFETNKMANLLDDMADRYDVKSNTDRIESAIVEANIDLQNRIGEINETYQRYTEMLKLTIEREYQSFVDKMIDQYAEYLGYDSPIVQQLIQLQNAIMAAIQDSQNKVASYQVLTAPSDSGGGGSEAYNLVYQTYMEVLGRPPDTDAAGWVEAVKSGDIAPQDLAKSIAYAATQVFDESSYNGDVPHEVIEESIKNAANYAILHPFADGGIVTAPTAALIGEAGYHEAVIPLKDPNDPLNQKTLISEIRALRREVAALKEYNKETANNTKVLQTDRRFA